The Corvus moneduloides isolate bCorMon1 unplaced genomic scaffold, bCorMon1.pri scaffold_134_arrow_ctg1, whole genome shotgun sequence genome includes a window with the following:
- the ALDH16A1 gene encoding aldehyde dehydrogenase family 16 member A1 isoform X3 — protein MAALVALGAAPVAKIFSTMEEGPIPAGINPGEAWLESHGRSLGHFVAGTWLKPPGRMSLECREAATGRTVAVVPAGDSSDLAAAVAAAAAAAEAWAGLGGLERGQRLTRLATTLDGDRRGTMGALLALARGRPLSRTLGADLDLGLRLLQVPAGGAQLGPPGLEGWTPLGVVAVVLAGPCSLSALLWKLGPLLAMGNTALVLCSPATAPPLLLLGELSGEGAALPPGVLNVLAGPPGLCQALRAHPEVTSVTFLGASQEELQALVWGSPCRGPRLGGPRGGRVVVIVLDSADLDSAAAAIVATAATPPALFPWGGCVVLAQDAVAAALERRLRARLGALRVGDPLDPKTEVGPLPPGTPLPEGVVQEAHEEGAQVFQVPLPPLPEGGHCFYPPTLISGAALTSCCLREPAPGPLLVLLPVRSPNEAVAVASALPQTVAAAVWAQDVTVALDTADRLPQGLVWLNALDLLDPSGGCAGGAMDTDLDEALREFGCPPWEQPPEVDEPLSPLVTADDPSDPDLAQAVAAARGAAPGWGRLPGASRARVLRGAAAALGGTHGTPKDGDSGDTDGSLRRALLRWAARAERVGGAVQEVPGGRALVTRRPLGVVGVAWGWPRPLPLELLPPALALGNCLVVAAPPGGAGPVQRLRKALVAAGLPGGALVVLPGNSRGSGSRLARQHPDGLWLCGTDAVPLLLLLAAPAPGSCCSFAFNPVSSTFRAHLNNLTPWLLLDYPVAMPSNLEPDSGCSDLWRVHFGAVALQRMLGVAGKDLAPLLRTLLAQLHFVAECHIQDPQGCVRLEMVNVSQLLETLVQHLGELQGRPPHFPGCAHLRCQPGPALTSLAVRHEGTLGARQGPPSPAGHGLVLLGGVGGALGLAAAAWMLWRRPCAQVGPLEVTLGDGCLGGTRGALRVGDTGDAVGVGSPGVTGSTGGCLGVTGRAEDTGSTGEHWEVLSLSPPQPSQAPPTSEQDGT, from the exons ATGGCGGCTCTGGTGGCCCTCGGGGCTGCCCCGGTCGCCAAAATCTTCTCCACGATGGAGGAGGGACCGATCCCCGCGGGGATCAACCCGGGAGAA GCGTGGCTGGAGTCCCATGGCCGCAGCCTCGGACACTTCGTGGCCGGAACGTGGCTGAAGCCACCGGGAAGGATGAGCCTGGAGTGCCGGGAGGCTGCCACGG GCCGGACGGTGGCTGTGGTGCCGGCGGGGGACAGCTCGGACCTGGCCGCGGCtgtggcggcggcggcggcagcggccgaggcctgggcagggctgggggggctcgAGCGGGGGCAGCGCCTGACCCG GCTGGCCACCACACTGGATGGTGACCGCAGGGGGACAATGGGGGCCCTGCTGGCCCTGGCCAGAGGGCGGCCACTCAGCCGGACCCTCGGGGCCGACCTGGACCTGGGGCTGCGGCTGCTTCAGGTGCCCGCAGGGGGGGCCCAGCTCGGCCCCCCTGGCCTGGAGGGCTGGACCCCACTGG GGGTGGTGGCTGTGGTCCTGGCAGGTCCCTGCTCGCTGTCAGCGCTGCTCTGGAAACTGGGGCCACTCCTCGCCATGG GGAACACGGCCCTGGTACTGTGCTCTCCGGCCACTGCccctccactgctgctgctgggggaactgagcggggagggggcagcgctgcccccCGGGGTCCTCAACGTCCTGGCCGGACCCCCGGGGCTTTGCCAGGCCTTGCGTGCCCACCCTGAGGTCACTTCTGTCACCTTCCTGGGAGCATCACAG gaggagctgcaggcactggTCTGGGGGTCCCCATGCCGAGGGCCGCGCCTGGGTGGTCCCCGTGGTGGCCGTGTCGTGGTCATCGTGCTGGACTCGGCCGACCTGGAcagcgctgctgctgccatcgTCGCCACAGCCGCCACTCCCCCTGCACtg TTCCCGTGGGGGGGCTGCGTGGTGCTGGCCCAGGACgcggtggcggcggcgctggagcggcggctccgggcccgGCTCGGGGCCCTGCGAGTTGGAGACCCCCTGGACCCCAAAACCGAGGTGGGGCCGCtgccccccgggacccccctgcCCGAGGGGGTGGTGCAGGAGGCGCATGAAGAGGGGGCGCAG gTTTTCCAggtgccgctgccgccgctgccggaGGGGGGGCATTGTTTCTATCCCCCCACGCTGATCTCGGGGGCAGCCCTGACCTCATGCTGCCTGCGGGAGCCG gcccCAGGGccgctgctggtgctgctgcccgTGCGCAGTCCCAACGAGGCCGTGGCCGTGGCCTCGGCGCTGCCCCAAACTGTGGCTGCCGCCGTCTGGGCCCAGGACGTCACtgtggccttggacactgcagACAG gctgccccagggGCTGGTGTGGCTCAACGCCCTGGACCTGTTGGACCCCAGCGGGGGCTGCGCTGGGGGGGCCATGGACACTGACCTGGATGAG GCGCTGCGAGAGTTCGGGTGCCCCCCCTGGGAACAGCCCCCCGAGGTGGATGAGCCGCTCAG cccgCTGGTGACCGCGGATGACCCCAGCGATCCCGACCTGGCTCAGGCCGTGGCCGcggcccgcggggccgccccggg GTGGGGGCGGCTGCCGGGGGCGTCTCGGGCCCGGGTGCtgcggggggcggcggccgcgctgggggggacacacgggaCCCCCAAGGACGGCGACAGCGGCGACACCGACGGGAGCCTGCGGAGGGCGCTGCTGCGCTGGGCGGCGCGCGCGGAGCGCGTGGGCGGGGCCGTGCAG GAGGTGCCCGGGGGGCGCGCGCTGGTGACGCGCAGGCCGCTGGGCGTGGTGGGCGTGGCCTGGGgctggccccgccccctgccGCTGGAGCTCCTCCCCCCGGCGCTCGCGCTCGGAAACTGCCTCGTGGTGgcggcgccccctggcggcgcCGGTCCCGTTCAGCGGCTACGGAAG GCTCTGGTGGCCGCGGGGCTCCCGGGGGGGGCCCTGGTGGTGCTTCCCGGGAATTCCCGGGGGTCCGGCTCGCGCCTGGCACGACAGCACCCGGACGGGCTGTGGCTCTGTGGGACGGACGCG GTgccgctcctgctcctcctggccgcgcccgcccccggcagctgctgctccttcgCCTTCAACCCCGTCAGCAGCACCTTCCGCGCCCACCTCAATAACCTG actccctggctgctcctcgACTACCCCGTGGCGATGCCCAGCAACCTGGAGCCG gaCAGTGGCTGCTCTGATCTCTGGAGGGTGCACTTTGGGGCAGTGGCTCTGCAGCGAATGTTGGGGGTGGCGGGGAAGGACTTGGCCCCCCTGCTCAGGACCCTCCTTGCCCAGCTCCACTTCGTGGCTGAGTGTCACATCCAG gacccccagggctgtgtccggcTGGAGATGGTGAACGTGTCGCAGCTGCTGGAGACCCTGGTGCAGCACCTGGGGGAGCTGCAAGGGAGACCCCCCCACTTCCCTGGCTGCGCCCACCTGCGCTGCCAGCCAG GCCCAGCGCTGACTAGCCTGGCCGTGCGGCACGAGGGGACCCTGGGGGCCAGGCAgggaccccccagccctgctggacacgggctggtgctgctggggggagTCGGGGGGGCCCTGGGCCTGGCGGCGGCAGCCTGGATGCTGTGGAGGAGaccctgtgcccaggtggggcCACTGGAGGTCACTCTGGGGGATGGCTGTCTTGGGGGCACCAGGGGGGCTTTGCGtgttggggacactggggatgctGTGGGTGTGGGCTCTCCTGGGgtcactgggagcactggtggcTGTCTTGGGGTCACTGGGAGGGCTGAggacactgggagcactggggagcactgggaggtcctttccctcagccccccccagccctcacAGGCACCCCCGACGTCAGAGCAGGACGGGACCTGA
- the ALDH16A1 gene encoding aldehyde dehydrogenase family 16 member A1 isoform X9 — protein sequence MAALVALGAAPVAKIFSTMEEGPIPAGINPGEAWLESHGRSLGHFVAGTWLKPPGRMSLECREAATGRTVAVVPAGDSSDLAAAVAAAAAAAEAWAGLGGLERGQRLTRLATTLDGDRRGTMGALLALARGRPLSRTLGADLDLGLRLLQVPAGGAQLGPPGLEGWTPLGVVAVVLAGPCSLSALLWKLGPLLAMGNTALVLCSPATAPPLLLLGELSGEGAALPPGVLNVLAGPPGLCQALRAHPEVTSVTFLGASQEELQALVWGSPCRGPRLGGPRGGRVVVIVLDSADLDSAAAAIVATAATPPALFPWGGCVVLAQDAVAAALERRLRARLGALRVGDPLDPKTEVGPLPPGTPLPEGVVQEAHEEGAQVFQVPLPPLPEGGHCFYPPTLISGAALTSCCLREPAPGPLLVLLPVRSPNEAVAVASALPQTVAAAVWAQDVTVALDTADRLPQGLVWLNALDLLDPSGGCAGGAMDTDLDEALREFGCPPWEQPPEVDEPLSPLVTADDPSDPDLAQAVAAARGAAPGWGRLPGASRARVLRGAAAALGGTHGTPKDGDSGDTDGSLRRALLRWAARAERVGGAVQEVPGGRALVTRRPLGVVGVAWGWPRPLPLELLPPALALGNCLVVAAPPGGAGPVQRLRKALVAAGLPGGALVVLPGNSRGSGSRLARQHPDGLWLCGTDAVPLLLLLAAPAPGSCCSFAFNPVSSTFRAHLNNLTPWLLLDYPVAMPSNLEPDSGCSDLWRVHFGAVALQRMLGVAGKDLAPLLRTLLAQLHFVAECHIQDPQGCVRLEMVNVSQLLETLVQHLGELQGRPPHFPGCAHLRCQPALTGTPDVRAGRDLSG from the exons ATGGCGGCTCTGGTGGCCCTCGGGGCTGCCCCGGTCGCCAAAATCTTCTCCACGATGGAGGAGGGACCGATCCCCGCGGGGATCAACCCGGGAGAA GCGTGGCTGGAGTCCCATGGCCGCAGCCTCGGACACTTCGTGGCCGGAACGTGGCTGAAGCCACCGGGAAGGATGAGCCTGGAGTGCCGGGAGGCTGCCACGG GCCGGACGGTGGCTGTGGTGCCGGCGGGGGACAGCTCGGACCTGGCCGCGGCtgtggcggcggcggcggcagcggccgaggcctgggcagggctgggggggctcgAGCGGGGGCAGCGCCTGACCCG GCTGGCCACCACACTGGATGGTGACCGCAGGGGGACAATGGGGGCCCTGCTGGCCCTGGCCAGAGGGCGGCCACTCAGCCGGACCCTCGGGGCCGACCTGGACCTGGGGCTGCGGCTGCTTCAGGTGCCCGCAGGGGGGGCCCAGCTCGGCCCCCCTGGCCTGGAGGGCTGGACCCCACTGG GGGTGGTGGCTGTGGTCCTGGCAGGTCCCTGCTCGCTGTCAGCGCTGCTCTGGAAACTGGGGCCACTCCTCGCCATGG GGAACACGGCCCTGGTACTGTGCTCTCCGGCCACTGCccctccactgctgctgctgggggaactgagcggggagggggcagcgctgcccccCGGGGTCCTCAACGTCCTGGCCGGACCCCCGGGGCTTTGCCAGGCCTTGCGTGCCCACCCTGAGGTCACTTCTGTCACCTTCCTGGGAGCATCACAG gaggagctgcaggcactggTCTGGGGGTCCCCATGCCGAGGGCCGCGCCTGGGTGGTCCCCGTGGTGGCCGTGTCGTGGTCATCGTGCTGGACTCGGCCGACCTGGAcagcgctgctgctgccatcgTCGCCACAGCCGCCACTCCCCCTGCACtg TTCCCGTGGGGGGGCTGCGTGGTGCTGGCCCAGGACgcggtggcggcggcgctggagcggcggctccgggcccgGCTCGGGGCCCTGCGAGTTGGAGACCCCCTGGACCCCAAAACCGAGGTGGGGCCGCtgccccccgggacccccctgcCCGAGGGGGTGGTGCAGGAGGCGCATGAAGAGGGGGCGCAG gTTTTCCAggtgccgctgccgccgctgccggaGGGGGGGCATTGTTTCTATCCCCCCACGCTGATCTCGGGGGCAGCCCTGACCTCATGCTGCCTGCGGGAGCCG gcccCAGGGccgctgctggtgctgctgcccgTGCGCAGTCCCAACGAGGCCGTGGCCGTGGCCTCGGCGCTGCCCCAAACTGTGGCTGCCGCCGTCTGGGCCCAGGACGTCACtgtggccttggacactgcagACAG gctgccccagggGCTGGTGTGGCTCAACGCCCTGGACCTGTTGGACCCCAGCGGGGGCTGCGCTGGGGGGGCCATGGACACTGACCTGGATGAG GCGCTGCGAGAGTTCGGGTGCCCCCCCTGGGAACAGCCCCCCGAGGTGGATGAGCCGCTCAG cccgCTGGTGACCGCGGATGACCCCAGCGATCCCGACCTGGCTCAGGCCGTGGCCGcggcccgcggggccgccccggg GTGGGGGCGGCTGCCGGGGGCGTCTCGGGCCCGGGTGCtgcggggggcggcggccgcgctgggggggacacacgggaCCCCCAAGGACGGCGACAGCGGCGACACCGACGGGAGCCTGCGGAGGGCGCTGCTGCGCTGGGCGGCGCGCGCGGAGCGCGTGGGCGGGGCCGTGCAG GAGGTGCCCGGGGGGCGCGCGCTGGTGACGCGCAGGCCGCTGGGCGTGGTGGGCGTGGCCTGGGgctggccccgccccctgccGCTGGAGCTCCTCCCCCCGGCGCTCGCGCTCGGAAACTGCCTCGTGGTGgcggcgccccctggcggcgcCGGTCCCGTTCAGCGGCTACGGAAG GCTCTGGTGGCCGCGGGGCTCCCGGGGGGGGCCCTGGTGGTGCTTCCCGGGAATTCCCGGGGGTCCGGCTCGCGCCTGGCACGACAGCACCCGGACGGGCTGTGGCTCTGTGGGACGGACGCG GTgccgctcctgctcctcctggccgcgcccgcccccggcagctgctgctccttcgCCTTCAACCCCGTCAGCAGCACCTTCCGCGCCCACCTCAATAACCTG actccctggctgctcctcgACTACCCCGTGGCGATGCCCAGCAACCTGGAGCCG gaCAGTGGCTGCTCTGATCTCTGGAGGGTGCACTTTGGGGCAGTGGCTCTGCAGCGAATGTTGGGGGTGGCGGGGAAGGACTTGGCCCCCCTGCTCAGGACCCTCCTTGCCCAGCTCCACTTCGTGGCTGAGTGTCACATCCAG gacccccagggctgtgtccggcTGGAGATGGTGAACGTGTCGCAGCTGCTGGAGACCCTGGTGCAGCACCTGGGGGAGCTGCAAGGGAGACCCCCCCACTTCCCTGGCTGCGCCCACCTGCGCTGCCAGCCAG ccctcacAGGCACCCCCGACGTCAGAGCAGGACGGGACCTGAGTGGCTGA
- the ALDH16A1 gene encoding aldehyde dehydrogenase family 16 member A1 isoform X1 — MAALVALGAAPVAKIFSTMEEGPIPAGINPGEAWLESHGRSLGHFVAGTWLKPPGRMSLECREAATGRTVAVVPAGDSSDLAAAVAAAAAAAEAWAGLGGLERGQRLTRLATTLDGDRRGTMGALLALARGRPLSRTLGADLDLGLRLLQVPAGGAQLGPPGLEGWTPLGVVAVVLAGPCSLSALLWKLGPLLAMGNTALVLCSPATAPPLLLLGELSGEGAALPPGVLNVLAGPPGLCQALRAHPEVTSVTFLGASQEELQALVWGSPCRGPRLGGPRGGRVVVIVLDSADLDSAAAAIVATAATPPALFPWGGCVVLAQDAVAAALERRLRARLGALRVGDPLDPKTEVGPLPPGTPLPEGVVQEAHEEGAQVFQVPLPPLPEGGHCFYPPTLISGAALTSCCLREPAPGPLLVLLPVRSPNEAVAVASALPQTVAAAVWAQDVTVALDTADRLPQGLVWLNALDLLDPSGGCAGGAMDTDLDEALREFGCPPWEQPPEVDEPLSPLVTADDPSDPDLAQAVAAARGAAPGWGRLPGASRARVLRGAAAALGGTHGTPKDGDSGDTDGSLRRALLRWAARAERVGGAVQEVPGGRALVTRRPLGVVGVAWGWPRPLPLELLPPALALGNCLVVAAPPGGAGPVQRLRKALVAAGLPGGALVVLPGNSRGSGSRLARQHPDGLWLCGTDAVPLLLLLAAPAPGSCCSFAFNPVSSTFRAHLNNLTPWLLLDYPVAMPSNLEPDSGCSDLWRVHFGAVALQRMLGVAGKDLAPLLRTLLAQLHFVAECHIQDPQGCVRLEMVNVSQLLETLVQHLGELQGRPPHFPGCAHLRCQPGSPLGPPRDPQDPSRAAADPHLPPGPALTSLAVRHEGTLGARQGPPSPAGHGLVLLGGVGGALGLAAAAWMLWRRPCAQAGLNHWSETGMPQFPAGSPWGPHRDLLEPQRDGGARPGLRSAHKADVDTLTLTLTLLWEELGGLG; from the exons ATGGCGGCTCTGGTGGCCCTCGGGGCTGCCCCGGTCGCCAAAATCTTCTCCACGATGGAGGAGGGACCGATCCCCGCGGGGATCAACCCGGGAGAA GCGTGGCTGGAGTCCCATGGCCGCAGCCTCGGACACTTCGTGGCCGGAACGTGGCTGAAGCCACCGGGAAGGATGAGCCTGGAGTGCCGGGAGGCTGCCACGG GCCGGACGGTGGCTGTGGTGCCGGCGGGGGACAGCTCGGACCTGGCCGCGGCtgtggcggcggcggcggcagcggccgaggcctgggcagggctgggggggctcgAGCGGGGGCAGCGCCTGACCCG GCTGGCCACCACACTGGATGGTGACCGCAGGGGGACAATGGGGGCCCTGCTGGCCCTGGCCAGAGGGCGGCCACTCAGCCGGACCCTCGGGGCCGACCTGGACCTGGGGCTGCGGCTGCTTCAGGTGCCCGCAGGGGGGGCCCAGCTCGGCCCCCCTGGCCTGGAGGGCTGGACCCCACTGG GGGTGGTGGCTGTGGTCCTGGCAGGTCCCTGCTCGCTGTCAGCGCTGCTCTGGAAACTGGGGCCACTCCTCGCCATGG GGAACACGGCCCTGGTACTGTGCTCTCCGGCCACTGCccctccactgctgctgctgggggaactgagcggggagggggcagcgctgcccccCGGGGTCCTCAACGTCCTGGCCGGACCCCCGGGGCTTTGCCAGGCCTTGCGTGCCCACCCTGAGGTCACTTCTGTCACCTTCCTGGGAGCATCACAG gaggagctgcaggcactggTCTGGGGGTCCCCATGCCGAGGGCCGCGCCTGGGTGGTCCCCGTGGTGGCCGTGTCGTGGTCATCGTGCTGGACTCGGCCGACCTGGAcagcgctgctgctgccatcgTCGCCACAGCCGCCACTCCCCCTGCACtg TTCCCGTGGGGGGGCTGCGTGGTGCTGGCCCAGGACgcggtggcggcggcgctggagcggcggctccgggcccgGCTCGGGGCCCTGCGAGTTGGAGACCCCCTGGACCCCAAAACCGAGGTGGGGCCGCtgccccccgggacccccctgcCCGAGGGGGTGGTGCAGGAGGCGCATGAAGAGGGGGCGCAG gTTTTCCAggtgccgctgccgccgctgccggaGGGGGGGCATTGTTTCTATCCCCCCACGCTGATCTCGGGGGCAGCCCTGACCTCATGCTGCCTGCGGGAGCCG gcccCAGGGccgctgctggtgctgctgcccgTGCGCAGTCCCAACGAGGCCGTGGCCGTGGCCTCGGCGCTGCCCCAAACTGTGGCTGCCGCCGTCTGGGCCCAGGACGTCACtgtggccttggacactgcagACAG gctgccccagggGCTGGTGTGGCTCAACGCCCTGGACCTGTTGGACCCCAGCGGGGGCTGCGCTGGGGGGGCCATGGACACTGACCTGGATGAG GCGCTGCGAGAGTTCGGGTGCCCCCCCTGGGAACAGCCCCCCGAGGTGGATGAGCCGCTCAG cccgCTGGTGACCGCGGATGACCCCAGCGATCCCGACCTGGCTCAGGCCGTGGCCGcggcccgcggggccgccccggg GTGGGGGCGGCTGCCGGGGGCGTCTCGGGCCCGGGTGCtgcggggggcggcggccgcgctgggggggacacacgggaCCCCCAAGGACGGCGACAGCGGCGACACCGACGGGAGCCTGCGGAGGGCGCTGCTGCGCTGGGCGGCGCGCGCGGAGCGCGTGGGCGGGGCCGTGCAG GAGGTGCCCGGGGGGCGCGCGCTGGTGACGCGCAGGCCGCTGGGCGTGGTGGGCGTGGCCTGGGgctggccccgccccctgccGCTGGAGCTCCTCCCCCCGGCGCTCGCGCTCGGAAACTGCCTCGTGGTGgcggcgccccctggcggcgcCGGTCCCGTTCAGCGGCTACGGAAG GCTCTGGTGGCCGCGGGGCTCCCGGGGGGGGCCCTGGTGGTGCTTCCCGGGAATTCCCGGGGGTCCGGCTCGCGCCTGGCACGACAGCACCCGGACGGGCTGTGGCTCTGTGGGACGGACGCG GTgccgctcctgctcctcctggccgcgcccgcccccggcagctgctgctccttcgCCTTCAACCCCGTCAGCAGCACCTTCCGCGCCCACCTCAATAACCTG actccctggctgctcctcgACTACCCCGTGGCGATGCCCAGCAACCTGGAGCCG gaCAGTGGCTGCTCTGATCTCTGGAGGGTGCACTTTGGGGCAGTGGCTCTGCAGCGAATGTTGGGGGTGGCGGGGAAGGACTTGGCCCCCCTGCTCAGGACCCTCCTTGCCCAGCTCCACTTCGTGGCTGAGTGTCACATCCAG gacccccagggctgtgtccggcTGGAGATGGTGAACGTGTCGCAGCTGCTGGAGACCCTGGTGCAGCACCTGGGGGAGCTGCAAGGGAGACCCCCCCACTTCCCTGGCTGCGCCCACCTGCGCTGCCAGCCAGGTAGCCCCCTGGGACCCCCGAGagacccccaggacccctccagggcagctgctgaCCCCCATCTCCCCCCAGGCCCAGCGCTGACTAGCCTGGCCGTGCGGCACGAGGGGACCCTGGGGGCCAGGCAgggaccccccagccctgctggacacgggctggtgctgctggggggagTCGGGGGGGCCCTGGGCCTGGCGGCGGCAGCCTGGATGCTGTGGAGGAGaccctgtgcccag GCTGGCCTGAACCACTGGTCAGAGACTGGGATGCCCCAGTTCCCTGCTGGAAGCCCTTGGGGGCCACACCGGGATCTCCTGGAGCCACAGAGAGACGGGGGGGCCCGGCCTGGCCTCCGCAGTGCCCATAAAGCTGATGTGGACACCTTGACTCTGACCCTGACCCTGCTCTGGGAGGAACTGGGTGGACTGGGATGA
- the ALDH16A1 gene encoding aldehyde dehydrogenase family 16 member A1 isoform X10, translating into MAALVALGAAPVAKIFSTMEEGPIPAGINPGEAWLESHGRSLGHFVAGTWLKPPGRMSLECREAATGRTVAVVPAGDSSDLAAAVAAAAAAAEAWAGLGGLERGQRLTRLATTLDGDRRGTMGALLALARGRPLSRTLGADLDLGLRLLQVPAGGAQLGPPGLEGWTPLGVVAVVLAGPCSLSALLWKLGPLLAMGNTALVLCSPATAPPLLLLGELSGEGAALPPGVLNVLAGPPGLCQALRAHPEVTSVTFLGASQEELQALVWGSPCRGPRLGGPRGGRVVVIVLDSADLDSAAAAIVATAATPPALFPWGGCVVLAQDAVAAALERRLRARLGALRVGDPLDPKTEVGPLPPGTPLPEGVVQEAHEEGAQVFQVPLPPLPEGGHCFYPPTLISGAALTSCCLREPAPGPLLVLLPVRSPNEAVAVASALPQTVAAAVWAQDVTVALDTADRLPQGLVWLNALDLLDPSGGCAGGAMDTDLDEALREFGCPPWEQPPEVDEPLSPLVTADDPSDPDLAQAVAAARGAAPGWGRLPGASRARVLRGAAAALGGTHGTPKDGDSGDTDGSLRRALLRWAARAERVGGAVQEVPGGRALVTRRPLGVVGVAWGWPRPLPLELLPPALALGNCLVVAAPPGGAGPVQRLRKALVAAGLPGGALVVLPGNSRGSGSRLARQHPDGLWLCGTDAVPLLLLLAAPAPGSCCSFAFNPVSSTFRAHLNNLTPWLLLDYPVAMPSNLEPDSGCSDLWRVHFGAVALQRMLGVAGKDLAPLLRTLLAQLHFVAECHIQDPQGCVRLEMVNVSQLLETLVQHLGELQGRPPHFPGCAHLRCQPGRDLSG; encoded by the exons ATGGCGGCTCTGGTGGCCCTCGGGGCTGCCCCGGTCGCCAAAATCTTCTCCACGATGGAGGAGGGACCGATCCCCGCGGGGATCAACCCGGGAGAA GCGTGGCTGGAGTCCCATGGCCGCAGCCTCGGACACTTCGTGGCCGGAACGTGGCTGAAGCCACCGGGAAGGATGAGCCTGGAGTGCCGGGAGGCTGCCACGG GCCGGACGGTGGCTGTGGTGCCGGCGGGGGACAGCTCGGACCTGGCCGCGGCtgtggcggcggcggcggcagcggccgaggcctgggcagggctgggggggctcgAGCGGGGGCAGCGCCTGACCCG GCTGGCCACCACACTGGATGGTGACCGCAGGGGGACAATGGGGGCCCTGCTGGCCCTGGCCAGAGGGCGGCCACTCAGCCGGACCCTCGGGGCCGACCTGGACCTGGGGCTGCGGCTGCTTCAGGTGCCCGCAGGGGGGGCCCAGCTCGGCCCCCCTGGCCTGGAGGGCTGGACCCCACTGG GGGTGGTGGCTGTGGTCCTGGCAGGTCCCTGCTCGCTGTCAGCGCTGCTCTGGAAACTGGGGCCACTCCTCGCCATGG GGAACACGGCCCTGGTACTGTGCTCTCCGGCCACTGCccctccactgctgctgctgggggaactgagcggggagggggcagcgctgcccccCGGGGTCCTCAACGTCCTGGCCGGACCCCCGGGGCTTTGCCAGGCCTTGCGTGCCCACCCTGAGGTCACTTCTGTCACCTTCCTGGGAGCATCACAG gaggagctgcaggcactggTCTGGGGGTCCCCATGCCGAGGGCCGCGCCTGGGTGGTCCCCGTGGTGGCCGTGTCGTGGTCATCGTGCTGGACTCGGCCGACCTGGAcagcgctgctgctgccatcgTCGCCACAGCCGCCACTCCCCCTGCACtg TTCCCGTGGGGGGGCTGCGTGGTGCTGGCCCAGGACgcggtggcggcggcgctggagcggcggctccgggcccgGCTCGGGGCCCTGCGAGTTGGAGACCCCCTGGACCCCAAAACCGAGGTGGGGCCGCtgccccccgggacccccctgcCCGAGGGGGTGGTGCAGGAGGCGCATGAAGAGGGGGCGCAG gTTTTCCAggtgccgctgccgccgctgccggaGGGGGGGCATTGTTTCTATCCCCCCACGCTGATCTCGGGGGCAGCCCTGACCTCATGCTGCCTGCGGGAGCCG gcccCAGGGccgctgctggtgctgctgcccgTGCGCAGTCCCAACGAGGCCGTGGCCGTGGCCTCGGCGCTGCCCCAAACTGTGGCTGCCGCCGTCTGGGCCCAGGACGTCACtgtggccttggacactgcagACAG gctgccccagggGCTGGTGTGGCTCAACGCCCTGGACCTGTTGGACCCCAGCGGGGGCTGCGCTGGGGGGGCCATGGACACTGACCTGGATGAG GCGCTGCGAGAGTTCGGGTGCCCCCCCTGGGAACAGCCCCCCGAGGTGGATGAGCCGCTCAG cccgCTGGTGACCGCGGATGACCCCAGCGATCCCGACCTGGCTCAGGCCGTGGCCGcggcccgcggggccgccccggg GTGGGGGCGGCTGCCGGGGGCGTCTCGGGCCCGGGTGCtgcggggggcggcggccgcgctgggggggacacacgggaCCCCCAAGGACGGCGACAGCGGCGACACCGACGGGAGCCTGCGGAGGGCGCTGCTGCGCTGGGCGGCGCGCGCGGAGCGCGTGGGCGGGGCCGTGCAG GAGGTGCCCGGGGGGCGCGCGCTGGTGACGCGCAGGCCGCTGGGCGTGGTGGGCGTGGCCTGGGgctggccccgccccctgccGCTGGAGCTCCTCCCCCCGGCGCTCGCGCTCGGAAACTGCCTCGTGGTGgcggcgccccctggcggcgcCGGTCCCGTTCAGCGGCTACGGAAG GCTCTGGTGGCCGCGGGGCTCCCGGGGGGGGCCCTGGTGGTGCTTCCCGGGAATTCCCGGGGGTCCGGCTCGCGCCTGGCACGACAGCACCCGGACGGGCTGTGGCTCTGTGGGACGGACGCG GTgccgctcctgctcctcctggccgcgcccgcccccggcagctgctgctccttcgCCTTCAACCCCGTCAGCAGCACCTTCCGCGCCCACCTCAATAACCTG actccctggctgctcctcgACTACCCCGTGGCGATGCCCAGCAACCTGGAGCCG gaCAGTGGCTGCTCTGATCTCTGGAGGGTGCACTTTGGGGCAGTGGCTCTGCAGCGAATGTTGGGGGTGGCGGGGAAGGACTTGGCCCCCCTGCTCAGGACCCTCCTTGCCCAGCTCCACTTCGTGGCTGAGTGTCACATCCAG gacccccagggctgtgtccggcTGGAGATGGTGAACGTGTCGCAGCTGCTGGAGACCCTGGTGCAGCACCTGGGGGAGCTGCAAGGGAGACCCCCCCACTTCCCTGGCTGCGCCCACCTGCGCTGCCAGCCAG GACGGGACCTGAGTGGCTGA